From Elaeis guineensis isolate ETL-2024a chromosome 16, EG11, whole genome shotgun sequence, a single genomic window includes:
- the LOC105059402 gene encoding LOW QUALITY PROTEIN: AT-hook motif nuclear-localized protein 24 (The sequence of the model RefSeq protein was modified relative to this genomic sequence to represent the inferred CDS: inserted 1 base in 1 codon), with translation MDPLAASAHGHHLPPPFHTRDFHHLHQQNHLTHLRPPKAEEEHGGTNHGKKRDLEDINNSKVNDGNQGDSDGNGGEGKELVPAPQSGSGGEGEISTRRPRGRPAGSKNKPKPPIIITRDSANALRSHVMEIAGGCDIAESVATFARRRQRGVCILSGSGTVTNVTLRQPASPGAVVTLHGCFEILSLSGSFLPPPAPPAATGLTVYLAGGQGQVXGGSVVGALIASGPVVIMAASFSNAAYERLPLGEEEPLPVSGALESPGVVGQSPPQQQQQQPQQLPDPNQPLFHGLPPNLVLNNVQLPAEAYGWATGGGRPPY, from the exons ATGGATCCGTTGGCGGCATCAGCGCACGGCCACCACCTCCCTCCTCCCTTCCACACCCGAGACTTCCACCACCTCCACCAGCAGAATCACCTCACACACCTCCGGCCGCCGAAGGCCGAGGAGGAGCACGGCGGCACGAACCACGGCAAGAAACGGGATCTGGAGGATATCAACAATAGCAAAGTCAACGACGGCAACCAAGGAGACAGCGATGGGAACGGCGGGGAGGGGAAGGAGCTGGTGCCTGCACCGCAGTCCGGCAGCGGTGGAGAAGGGGAGATAAGTACGCGGCGGCCACGCGGCCGGCCCGCCGGGTCGAAGAACAAGCCGAAGCCGCCGATCATCATCACAAGGGACAGCGCCAACGCGCTGCGGTCGCATGTGATGGAGATCGCAGGCGGATGCGACATCGCCGAGAGCGTCGCCACCTTCGCCCGCCGCCGCCAGCGCGGTGTCTGCATCCTCAGCGGCAGCGGCACCGTCACCAACGTGACCCTCCGCCAGCCTGCGTCGCCGGGGGCCGTCGTGACGCTCCACGGCTGTTTTGAGATCCTCTCGCTGTCCGGATCCTTTCTGCCTCCGCCGGCCCCCCCGGCGGCGACCGGCCTGACGGTCTACTTGGCCGGCGGGCAGGGGCAGG GTGGGGGGAGCGTGGTCGGGGCCCTGATAGCGTCGGGCCCCGTGGTTATAATGGCGGCGTCGTTCAGTAACGCCGCCTACGAGAGGCTCCCTCTGGGCGAGGAGGAGCCTCTACCAGTTTCGGGGGCTCTCGAGTCCCCGGGAGTGGTCGGCCAATCACCaccacagcagcagcagcaacagccacagcAGCTTCCAGACCCCAACCAACCTCTTTTCCACGGTCTGCCGCCGAATCTAGTCCTCAATAATGTCCAATTGCCGGCCGAGGCATACGGTTGGGCCACCGGAGGGGGCCGTCCCCCGTATTGA